Within Malus domestica chromosome 04, GDT2T_hap1, the genomic segment TGTAAATAAACTTTTATTATGCTAATAAATCTCCAGCCTAgatttcatattataaatttGTTAGTCGCATAAATATTTGTGAGATAATTTTGacacatttcttttatttttgatcATCAGAtttaataaatcaaataaaaataacagacatgattaaacaaaaatgcgtgagaaactAAAATTGTGCTTGTTTATCACCTCAAAAGTATTAAATTTCTATTGATGACAAAATATGTCATAATTGATTAAAGTAGCCCCTTACAAAATACTATAAATAGGATTAGCTATTTAGGGTTAAACCATACCTTCTAAGAGTATGAAACCCTAAAGCCGCCTTCTTCCCTTCCTTTCCCTAGTTTTCATTTGTCTCTTCTTTGAGAAATTATGACTAGAAGGAAAGTGAAATTAGCCTTCATCATGAACGACTCGTCGCGAAAAGTGACATTCAGGAAAAGGAAGAGGGGATTCATGAAGAAGATGTTTGaaatcaataaactttgtgaTGTTCCAACATGTGCTGTCATATACAGTCCAGATGAGCCTCAACCTGATGTCTGGCCTAATCCTTCAGAAGCACGACGCCTCATTGAGCAGTTCGAGAACATGCCCGAGGAGGAGCGAAATAAAAAGATGGTGACCCATGTGATGTTTCTGAAGCAGATGGTTGAAAAGGAGCAACAGAAGGTGAACaagcaaaaaaaagaaaaccgaGAGGTGGAAATTTGGCTGGCCATGAACCAGTGCCTCACTGGGAAGCCCCTGACCGGCTTGGAGTTCATTGATATACAGGAAATAGGGTGGATGATCGACGGGAGATTGAAGGAAGTTGTCGCGATTCAGAGCCGGAAGGAAGACGAGCTAGCGAAGATGAATCAACCCTTAGGTGCACAACCGTCAGTGACCCGGTTAGATGGTGTTAGGTGGTCTTATAACCCGGTTAAATTCCCTTGAGTTGTTTAAgaagtttttgttgtttttatttttgttattttgcttCAACAGTGTTTTAAGCTTCTATTTTGATGCTTGTTTACCTTGACATCAAAACCACAGAGTTTCTATCTTTTAATTTCTTGAATTTTACGTAGGAAAAATTAATTGTATAAGAGTTgtttggtaattttggtttgtaTTTCACATTATTCAGCCAATAGTGCTACATTATACTGgaattcctctttacttgttaGTAAGATATAATAGGTTCGTACCTTATGAATGACGAGTTTGaaagtaatttatttttcaccccttaatgtaaatatataaAATCCTCTCATTGAAGAATCATTCAAAGAAAATCATTTGAGCGACTCTTGTGGTGCTCAATCCCTATTGTATTTCAATAATCCAACTCCCTATATATCTTTAAGATATTTCCTCGaaaattatctctataaaaaaatcactgATATCTAAAATTACCATTGTATCAAATGGTAGCCttttcgtgtttttttttttttgaggaactGATTCTGTGAATGATAGATGGGAGatggaagagaaaaaaaaaaactaagtctAAACATCTCTCATAAGTTCAATAATTACTTAACTATTTATTGGTGGGTCTCTTTGTATGTGTTGTCCGGAAAGAGGAAGACTCAACGATTCTTTCTATGGGATCACATGTCTTTTTATTAGCTCCTATTTGTGGTGCACAATTTCGTAGAATGTAGGTAGTGGTTATGATCACATCGAGGTGCCAAACCTTCTCGTCGATATGAGCTCTTGGGGTAGATCAACATGTTATACCTAGAGTAACTTTTATCCGTTGAGCGACGACATTTCATTCGGCACTGTTAGATCACTAAGGCCGACTTTTGTCCTTGCTTGACAGGTGGGTCTCGCAATCAAGCTCGAACTTATGAGAGATGTAGATGAGCATAACATGAGTTATTCGGCATATTTTGATTCCTATATATCCACTCATGTGGATGCTAGGCGCTAATCAGGCGACGGGTTggggcctagtgcctaggcggctaggtggAGCCTATGTGGActaggcagatttaagtaaatctattgtattttgtgtaaataagtgtctatttatacttaaaatgtatataatttcatcataaactagaaattagaatgacatatattatgaagtattggaacaaaATATGGGAgtaaacatataatgtgtgtttatttaagtgtTCAATAAGTctattacaatttattggaaacaataaaatgcaaaaggaaaattatctattttgtatctaagtgagttgcaacctaggcaaGTGTCTAGGCAAGTCTGGGCGGGCTAGACGGGTGCCTAGGCAGTCTAGGAGAGCGCCTCAACAGGTTTAGGtgccttttcttaattttcaaacgcttaAGCATTAATCGGAGCGATGTTAGGCGGAGGTTTTTAGAACAGTGGGTAAAACAATCACAATTGCTAATAGCAATTTGAATGTACTCAATATTATTTATAGAGGGAAAATTTCATTTTCACGGATAATAAGTTACGTAGTGTTACTTAGTTATTCATGCTATTACatgttttaattattaaaaaaaattgcctatgTTTCTAATATGAGGACAATTAATGTTTTTGTGGCTTTGTTAGAACCCTAAATTCGTCGTGAAGCAAACGGTGATCCATCGACGccaaattttctttattttgggtTGCCTTTTTGTTTGGCATGAGGTGCGCTCTAATTTAATTCAAGACACCATG encodes:
- the LOC103427720 gene encoding agamous-like MADS-box protein AGL80, translated to MTRRKVKLAFIMNDSSRKVTFRKRKRGFMKKMFEINKLCDVPTCAVIYSPDEPQPDVWPNPSEARRLIEQFENMPEEERNKKMVTHVMFLKQMVEKEQQKVNKQKKENREVEIWLAMNQCLTGKPLTGLEFIDIQEIGWMIDGRLKEVVAIQSRKEDELAKMNQPLGAQPSVTRLDGVRWSYNPVKFP